The Longimicrobium sp. region AGTACTGGCCCGGCCGCGACGCCGTGGACCAGCGCATCCAGATGGGCGACGACGTCTTCCACGTGGCCGGCGTGATCGGCGACGTGCGCGCCGCCGCCATCGCCGCCGAGGCGCCGCCCACGCTCTACTTCCGCTCGCCGCGGCAGACGTATTCGTACCTCACGCTGCACGTGCGCGCCGCCGGCGACCCGGCCTCGCTGGTCGCGCCCCTGCGCCGCGTGCTGGCGCAGGCGACTCCCGGGCAGCCCGCGCCCACGGTGACGCCCATGTCCGAGAACGTGGCCGAGTCGCTGGCCCAGGCGCGCTGGATCGCCACCTTCTTCACCCTGTTCGGCGGGGTGGCGCTCACGCTGGCGGCGGTGGGGCTGTACGGCGTCGTCTCGTACTCCGTCACGCAGCGCCGCCGCGAGATGGGGATCCGCGCCGCGCTCGGTGCCGGCCCGCGCCGCATCGTGGCGATGGTGCTGCGGCAGGGCGGCGCGCTCGCCGCGGCCGGCGCCGTGCTGGGCGTGGCGGTCGCGCTCGCCACCACGCGCGCCATCGGCAGCATCCTCTACGAAGTGGAGCCGGTGGACCCCACCTCGTTCGCGCTGGCTCTCGCGGTTCTGAGCGGCGCCGCGCTCCTGGCGAGCTGGATTCCCGCGCGCCGCGCCGCCCGCGTGGACCCCATGGTGGCGCTGCGCAGCGAGTGATGCAAACGACTTCGCGCCGGCGAGCATCCTATCCGGCGTGCCGTACATACGACCCTCTTCGCAACGGAGTCTGCCCGTGAAAAACCTGACCCTCCTCGCCCTCGCCCTCCTGGCCGCGGCGCCTCTCGAAGCCCAGCGCGACAGCTACGACTGGAGCGGCTCCATCCCGGCCGGCGCCACCCTGCGCGTCTCCACCGGCGCGGGGGACGTGAACGTGACCCGCGCGCAGGGAGGCACGGCCACCGTGCGGGGCCGCGTGCGCCGGGCGCAGGGCGACGAGCGCATCCGCTTCGAGCTGGTGCGCGACGGGCAGAACGTGACCATCTGCGCGCTGTACTCGGAGCGCGCCACCTGCACGGCGCAGGGGATCCGCGACGACTCGCATCGCGGGAATCGCCACGCCCGCGCGGACTTCACGGTGGAAGTGCCCGCGGGCGTGCTCCTGGCCGCCAGCAGCGGCACGGGCGACGTGGACGTGAGCGGCGCCACGGCGGGGGTGCGCGCCAGCACCGGCAACGGCGACGTGCGGGTGGGCCCCGGCGCCGCGGAGGTGAGCGCCTCCTCTGGCAACGGGACGATCCAGGTGCAGGGCGCGCGCGGCGCCGTGCGCGCATCGTCCGGCAACGGGCGGATCGACGTGGCCACCTCGGCCGGGCCGGTCAGCGCCTCCAGCGGCAACGGCGACATCAACGTGACGATGGCCTCGCTGCGCTCCACGGGCGACCTGAGCTTCAGCAGCGGAAACGGCGACATCACCCTGCGCCTTCCCGGCGACTTCGGGGCGGAGCTGCAGGCCAGCACGGGGAGCGGGTCGGTGCGCAGCGAGTTCGAGGTGCGCACCACGGGCCGCATCACCGCGCACCGGCTGCACGGCACCATCGGCCGCGGCGGACGCTCGCTGCGCATCTCCACCGGCAGCGGCAGCATCGCGCTCGAGCGGGCGGGGGGAGCGCAGTAAGCAGTCGATGGCGGATGCATCGTGGGCCGATGTAATGCGGTACGACGTATCGTCCGGCGATGTGTCCCTGCGG contains the following coding sequences:
- a CDS encoding DUF4097 family beta strand repeat-containing protein is translated as MKNLTLLALALLAAAPLEAQRDSYDWSGSIPAGATLRVSTGAGDVNVTRAQGGTATVRGRVRRAQGDERIRFELVRDGQNVTICALYSERATCTAQGIRDDSHRGNRHARADFTVEVPAGVLLAASSGTGDVDVSGATAGVRASTGNGDVRVGPGAAEVSASSGNGTIQVQGARGAVRASSGNGRIDVATSAGPVSASSGNGDINVTMASLRSTGDLSFSSGNGDITLRLPGDFGAELQASTGSGSVRSEFEVRTTGRITAHRLHGTIGRGGRSLRISTGSGSIALERAGGAQ